The Raphanus sativus cultivar WK10039 chromosome 6, ASM80110v3, whole genome shotgun sequence sequence gttaatcaaaaatataattaaaaaaagaaaagtaagagagagaggatgAAAAAATAGCGAAACGATTCTTAATAGCAAACTCTGACACCAAGATATCTACACATGTCCTACCTATATTGGTTTAAATATATTCTAGGTATTAAATTTAATTGCTATCATAAAACtagaataaattattaacataaaattggGAAGAAACCTTCAATCACATACTGCAcgataatcatgctctaagtTGCAAAGGGCATATACGTCTTTTCGAAAGTCAATGACAGGAACTAAAGTTTGAATAGAGTGAAGCGGCTCGATAAACACGGACTCCATTAATATTCTCTATAAACTCATCAccttctctctcactctttaTATCTCTCAACGACCAAGGCATAtcgagaaaaaaaacaaagacacaCAGATCATCAATCTTCGAACTCGAGTTTTCTCAAGTGTGTTAGAAACTAAACTAAAACCATGTCTTGTTCTGTCGCTGTCTGCAACTCCCCGGTGTTCTCTCCGTCGTCGTCTCTCTTCTGCAACAACAAAGCTTCTATACTCTCTTCTCCTCAAGAAACcatctctctcactctctctcatCTCAAACCCTCCGCTTCATCTCCCTCCTCTCCTTCCGCCGCCGCCGCTTCCCCTAAATCTCCGTTCCGTCTCCGTTTCCAGAAACCGCCGATCGGATTCGCTCCTGCGCCGTTGGTGTTAGGAGGATCAGACTCTGTCTCCGCTTCCTCCTGTGCCGGCCAGTCTCCTTCCGCTCTGAAGAGGAAACGACCGACGAGGCTCGATATACCGACTGGCGCCGCCGGTTTCGCGGTTTCGGCGTCGGAGGAGAGTAGAGAGGTGGAGAGGGAAGGCGATGGTTACTCTGTTTATTGCAAGAGAGGAAGGAGAGAAGCTATGGAGGATCGCTTCTCCGCTTTAACCAATCTCCGAGGAGATCGCAAGCAGGCGATGTTCGGAGTTTACGATGGCCACGGAGGAGTCAGAGCGGCTGAGTTCGCGGCCAAGAATTTGGATAAGAACGTTTTGGAAGAGGTAAGTGGTAAGAGCGACGAGTCTGAGATCGCGGACGCGGTGAAACGCGGTTACTTGACCACGGACGCTGCGTTTCTCAGCGGGGAAGACGTTAAAGGCGGTTCCTGCTGCGTCACGGCTTTGGTCAGAGACGGGAACCTCGTCGTGTCCAATGCCGGTGATTGTCGCGCCGTCGTGAGCGTAGGAGGCGTCGCGGAGGCTCTTTCTTCCGACCACCGTCCGTCTAGAGACGATGAACGGGAAAGAATCGAAACCACGGTGAGAATCTCAAGTTTAATGATATTTAATTTGTGAATATGGAAACGTTTctaataatttgattaatttttttttttgcagggtgGATATGTGGATACGTTTCACGGTGTTTGGAGGATTCAAGGGTCTTTGGCTGTGTCAAGAGGGATCGGTGATGCTCATCTCAAGAAATGGGTTATATCCGAGCCAGAGACAAAGATGTTGAGAATCGATCAGGACCACGAGTTCTTGATCTTGGCGTCCGACGGTCTATGGGACAAAGTGAGTAACCAAGAAGCAGTAGACATTGCTCGTCCCTTCTGTGTAGGAACCGAGATAAAGCCGTTGTTGTTAGCCTGTAAGAAGCTGGTTGATCTATCGGCTTCACGAGGCTCATCGGATGATATTAGTGTCATGTTGATCCCTTTACGCCAGTTCATTTAGAAAGAGAGTGGAGAGAGATTCTTAGAGATAGGAATATTTGGAGGGCTTCCTTTGATTTAGCTTTTATTTAGAAATTCAATAattcatttgtttattctttctAACATAGTTATGAACTCAATGGGCCCATGTACTTGTATGAATCGAGCATTGGTCAGATTTAATCTAGTTATCAGTTCgtgattattattttctttatatttcaaaCACAACAAGTGAGAGTTTGTTGCTAAATAGAAGTGATTCGAAAGGAATTGGCCCACCTGATCACAAAACGGCATATGATGTGTAGTTGAATTGCACCTGAAATTAGTATACAAGTTGTACATTTTCTTTCACTGCTTCATGTGTGTAAAACTTCATGGGATCGAACTCCGATCAACTAAGCAAACTCGGCCTaacattaaaagaaaagagaCGGTTTGAGAAAAGGAGAAAAGGAAGTCAGCCAAAAAATGACTATAACCGGTGACCATTAAATCAACATTAGGAATAAGTAGAAAAAACACAGAAGAATAAAATTAGAGATATGAAATTCTTTATCAATTTTGGTGAGTAACAAATTtgttctatataaataaaagaaatgataaggaataaaaagaaaaaattattctatataaatggtaaaaataattacgaatagtaaaaaatatactattcctttatatttttttggtcaccagttagacttGAGTCAATTTAGAGAGGGTATATCACATTAGGCAGATATTTTACATTCTAACACAAAAGCAACGGAAGAAGAAAGTTTCTAGTACATATCATTAAATTATTTAAGTAGTTTCATGTCTTTGAACGATTTCaacattattttatgttttcccgataaaatattttttgagaatctaaaatcaaattaacaatcaaatttatgattttaacttAAGTACGCCGAATTAATATTTAACAGAAGAGTTGGAAAATGTCTTTAAGCTCACCGGACCGACCCAATGGATTAACCGATTGCAGGCTTTGCAGCCATTGGTGCCCTCCTGGCTTGCCGGATACTTGGAACCAACTTCTCTATGCAGCTCTTTCAATGCGAAGAACTTGACTTAATACACACTTGCCAAGTGCATTTATATTAAATTCTTGGAAATCCATAGGAAATAGGGAACGATTTAACAATTTATTTGAAGATTTACAAACATGAAGACGATAACTAAAGTTGTAgagtgttttatatttttttggagggggttaaaactataatataatCATCTTGCTATTGTTACAAGGAAGAAAATATCTAAAGTATCATATTTGTATCATTGCtagcttattttatttcacaATAAACATATCTGTTGTTTCCAATTGAATTGGTTAGGATTGCCTGGGTAACAACATCTGACAGGTTTGAAGACTGGAATTGTAGCTTATATATAAAATGGTTCAACACAAATCTAATGGTTCAACACAAATCTTGACCCTCTGATATCTTAAGATTTGGGTTGGTTCGACCCGGTTTTGGCTGGTTTGGTCTAATTATATGATGGGAACAGGCTACTTTAATTATATGACATAATAgatctatgtttttatttaaacatacataacaatgtgacatatttatttgaaaaatatttcttatataagGTTGTCATCCGAACATTGAGAATATTGTCTATAACTCTAGTACTTTGAAAGTAATGAATGATGAGTTAAAATGTAAGGAATCATTATTTCAATAACACAAAAGTTTAGTAGAATTggaaaatctaaaaatattcaactttttgaataactaaaaattttacaataaattacaaaatcatCACTCCAATAACCAAGAATTTAAGGAGAGTTATAAAATCATCACaccaataacaaaatatttgattaagattttaagaatcactaaaccaataacaatagaattGATAAATTCTTCAAGTCTTTAAAAGTTACACTCCCACTAACCCCTCCTTAGAATAATAGCAAATCATTACaggttttataatattttcttatcacAATTTTCCAGTTAAGCAGAATAATACAAATATTGGGCAAATGCCGTGTAGATCTGATCGTCGCTCTCCATTCAGGTTGTACACACGGCGGCAGAGGATGACCGCAAACTCGGCAGGGTTTTCAACCAACATGTCGTTCCCGGTTAGTTCTtggaatttatttatttattttgagcttttaattttttaccATCCATtttattgattgattgattgatggATGATACATGTTTACATACATGTATTCAGATGTGTATGAATGGCATGATGTTAATCCTCCTCAGGCTGCTGCTATATTGATGGTGATAACGGATTTTGTGGATTCGATTTCAAATGGTCTTGTCCGCCTACTGCAAATGAATAATTACAAGATTTTTCTGAATAATTACAAGCTTGTTACATTT is a genomic window containing:
- the LOC108813491 gene encoding probable protein phosphatase 2C 25, which gives rise to MSCSVAVCNSPVFSPSSSLFCNNKASILSSPQETISLTLSHLKPSASSPSSPSAAAASPKSPFRLRFQKPPIGFAPAPLVLGGSDSVSASSCAGQSPSALKRKRPTRLDIPTGAAGFAVSASEESREVEREGDGYSVYCKRGRREAMEDRFSALTNLRGDRKQAMFGVYDGHGGVRAAEFAAKNLDKNVLEEVSGKSDESEIADAVKRGYLTTDAAFLSGEDVKGGSCCVTALVRDGNLVVSNAGDCRAVVSVGGVAEALSSDHRPSRDDERERIETTGGYVDTFHGVWRIQGSLAVSRGIGDAHLKKWVISEPETKMLRIDQDHEFLILASDGLWDKVSNQEAVDIARPFCVGTEIKPLLLACKKLVDLSASRGSSDDISVMLIPLRQFI